The genomic window CAGCCAATTGTCCGCCAAAGAGATCAGCCGCCTGGCTCAAGACAGCGTAAAAAGGGCGGAAGAAGCGGGAAATCGCATCCAGAAGGTCGTTCCAGCTATAAAAGAAGCATCAAAAACCGTTGCTGGAATTACGGACGCTTGCAACCAACAATCCAGCGAAGCCGAACAGATCATGCATGCCGTCAAAGAATTGGAACAAGCGACGCAGCAGAACTCGGCCACTAGCGAAGAATCCGCCTCCGCCAGCGAAGAACTCGCCTCTCAAGCGCAATTGTTGAACGAATTGATCAGCCGGTTCCATGTCCGAAAAGAAGCGAAAGTTCAATCCAATCGTGCGCTTCTGACATGATCCCCCCATATGCGGCATCGAACTTGAAAACAGGGATTATTCACGATGGACAAGAGATTAGTTAAAGAAATTCAGCGACTTATGGAATAGGTTTCTCTCTTTTTTGGCGATAAGGATGCCATTGCGCAACATTAATAAAAACAAGGATTAATATTCTAATACCCGTTGCCAATTGCTGTTTTTAGGTTGAAAAGAAGAAAGGGCGCCAACGTTATAGCGCCCTTTTTTTTCTTAAGCCATTCCGGAATGATATTCTTGTTCTTCTCAAAGCATCGCTCGAAATGCTCATCTTTTCCCTATGAAAAGAAAAACGCTATCGAGATCGTTCTCAGTCGGCGCCGTACCCTTCGAGATCGTATTCTCTCATTAAGTCATACCACGTCATCGAATCCGCCTCTTCTTCAAAAATCACTTCACGGTCAACCGCTTCTTCTACTTCTGCAATCGCTAAAATGCTCATCTGAATCCTCCAAGGATGGGATTTTTTTTAACTATCTCAATTTGATATCAAGAAGAATGCCAAAATGTAAGTGCCTGATTTTTAGCAATATAGAAAAATTCTGACTGATCTTTGCTGTTTCAAAAACGAGAATAATCCGTCCCACATTTCACTATCTACCCATTTTTTGTTCCATATTGACACGGTGCAAGGCCATACTAAAACTGTGTAAAATAAATTGTATCGATTTTGCGACAAAATTATATAAATATAAAATCGCCGGCTTGAAAATGTCACCAACTCCAACTTCTATGATCGATAAATTTTTTTCTTTTCGAAGTCGAACAGGGAGACAATTTCATAATCATCCTCGAATCATGGCTGTATTTCTGCTTATTCAAGTTCGTTCGGCTCCATTCCGCCAGAATATACGCATATCTTAATTAAATTTTACTCCTGAGGATGACTAGTTGCTTGACAGATCGATTTGGGATACTATATAGTTATATTTTTAAAAAAAAGAAATGGAGGCATCTTTCATTTTGAAAGATAGGGCGTTGACATGACGCTCTAAAACGCGAATATGAATCGACCACGAAATACCATTTTAACCGAATGGGAAACGACGTTAATGAATGTCATCTGGCAGCAGGATGAAATCACGGCCAACGATATTCAAGATGTCCTTGATTCTCAAGGAACTCCGCGCAGCAATTCGGCCATTCGCACGACGCTCGCCGCCATGGAAAGAAAAGGCTATTTGTCGCATCGCACGGACGGACGCACGTTTTACTACTCGGCGAATATCCAGCGGCGCTTCGCCGAAAATACGGCGCTCTCTTATGTTCGCGACGTTTTCTTCCACGGCTGCACCCCCTCGATGATCCTGCGCTTGATGGAAGAGGATAAAATCACGCTCAAAGAATTGGAGACGATGCGGAAACACTTGAATATCAATCTTGAATGAATTCGATTCGCGACACGCTATCGTTTCTTCTGCCTCTGTGGGCGAACCATATCGTTCCTTTGCTTGTTCCGTGGTCTCTAGCGGCGGTGCTTTTTATTTTTCTGGCGGAGAGGCTTCATCGGCTAACGCAAACGAACGATTTATCGCTGCAAAACCGGCTATGGCGCGCGGCGATCGTTTCATTTTTCTGTCTGCCCTTTTTGCAAGCTTGCCATATCTCTTTTATTTCCATTCCCCTCTCGTCCCGTTATTACCAACTTTTCGCCGGCTCATGGTTTAGAATAACGGTTTATGTAGCGGGGATTGTTTATATAATGGGTTTATGGATACCCTTAAGCCGCCTGATATTGAATGGGAAGGATATTTTTCTTCTGCTGCGCGCCGCCGTTCCTTGCCGAACTCCGAATATTCATTTCCTCTTGCATGAGGAAGCGACGCGGTTGGGAATCAAGGGTAAAATCCACATCCGAATCGTGGACATCGATTGTTCGCCCGCCGTCGTTTATACTTTAAAAACCTATATTGTCTTGCCCCGTTTTTTGCTCCATCAGTATTCTCCCAGCGATATTCGTCTCGTCCTCATTCACGAATTGACTCATATCCGTAATAATGATCGGTTATTCTGGATTTTATTATGGTCGATGGAAACGCTGTTGTGGTTTGTCCCCGGAATTCATGTCTTGCGTTATCGTTTCAATGAGGCTGCCGAAACCCAATGCGACAACGAAGCCGTGAAAGCATCCAGCGCCAAAAAAGAATACGCCGCTCTTTTCTATCGCCTATCGCAAAGCCTTTATCAGTCAGCCTATGCGGAAGGCATGGCCCATTTTTCCCAGAAGAATGCGGCGTTGCGCCGTTTTCAGCGCATTCTTTCCCTCGAGGAAGGCGCTTTGGAATCCACTTCAATGGCCCATCGTTTTTTAACGATCCCTTGTTTCGTTCTGTTGTTGTTTCTGCTGGGCGGATTGCAAATTACCGCCACTCCCAACAAGTTGCGCAGCGAGTCCGCCGATATCCCCACTGTGGTATTGAACAATATCGTCCTAACGCAAACCTTTCCAGAAACAGCTATGCCGGATCCTGCAGCCATTTGCCCGATAGATGCGCCAAAGGTTGGTAATGTGATATACGCGGGTGGGGCTTACTGGTATTTAAACACGGAATCGAATGGCATTGCGGAAATCGTTGGATGGTCTTTCGATAAAATAAATACGCAATTCAAACAGGCCGGCAAGCTAACGCTGCCTTATCATCCTATCGTTTCCAATCAACCGATCGATTACAACGCCGTCTCTTATGCGTTGTTATATGGCGGCGGCGATTATCTTATCGTAACAGGAATTGATTCAAACAATCTCGTCACTCTGAAAACGAATATCTCCAAAGCGAATTCCTATGGCGGAATAGTCATCGTTGATGTTTCCAATCCTTTGAATCCCAAAATCGCCGCCCATATCGGCGGCGTTTTAGCGCAGGTTGCGGCCAACCAAGACCATCTTCTTCTTGCTCTTTTATCTACTATAAAAGAAGACGATTGGGGGTATTGCCGATCCAACGAAATCGTTGCTTTCGATATCAAGAATATTTACGCCCCCCAAGAGTTATGGCGAACACCTTCGCCAGACAATAAAGAAGGCATTTATGCCGCCGATTTCTCTCCCCGCGACCCATCCATCCTTTATATAGGCGTTAATAGCGATCTATTTCTATATAAAATCGATCAAAAAGAATTTCGTCTCCTATCTTGCTGGAAATTCGGCGATGCAACTAGCTTTATAAACTTTATAAAAGCGTATAACGATTACCTTTTTCTGGTTACATCTTCCCTTCAGGGTATTCCATTTCAAAATACTATGGCAAATGTATGTTTGCGATCGATACCTCTAATAAAACCGGACGAAGCGTCCCTTTTGTACAAACTGCCAATCGTCAATCCTAATTCAACGAGCATCACTTTCTACGGCTGCACTTATGAGAACAGCCGCCAGATGCTGACATATATTCTTGGAAGCGCCGAAGGAATCTATTT from Candidatus Omnitrophota bacterium includes these protein-coding regions:
- a CDS encoding BlaI/MecI/CopY family transcriptional regulator, with translation MNRPRNTILTEWETTLMNVIWQQDEITANDIQDVLDSQGTPRSNSAIRTTLAAMERKGYLSHRTDGRTFYYSANIQRRFAENTALSYVRDVFFHGCTPSMILRLMEEDKITLKELETMRKHLNINLE
- a CDS encoding M56 family metallopeptidase, translating into MNSIRDTLSFLLPLWANHIVPLLVPWSLAAVLFIFLAERLHRLTQTNDLSLQNRLWRAAIVSFFCLPFLQACHISFISIPLSSRYYQLFAGSWFRITVYVAGIVYIMGLWIPLSRLILNGKDIFLLLRAAVPCRTPNIHFLLHEEATRLGIKGKIHIRIVDIDCSPAVVYTLKTYIVLPRFLLHQYSPSDIRLVLIHELTHIRNNDRLFWILLWSMETLLWFVPGIHVLRYRFNEAAETQCDNEAVKASSAKKEYAALFYRLSQSLYQSAYAEGMAHFSQKNAALRRFQRILSLEEGALESTSMAHRFLTIPCFVLLLFLLGGLQITATPNKLRSESADIPTVVLNNIVLTQTFPETAMPDPAAICPIDAPKVGNVIYAGGAYWYLNTESNGIAEIVGWSFDKINTQFKQAGKLTLPYHPIVSNQPIDYNAVSYALLYGGGDYLIVTGIDSNNLVTLKTNISKANSYGGIVIVDVSNPLNPKIAAHIGGVLAQVAANQDHLLLALLSTIKEDDWGYCRSNEIVAFDIKNIYAPQELWRTPSPDNKEGIYAADFSPRDPSILYIGVNSDLFLYKIDQKEFRLLSCWKFGDATSFINFIKAYNDYLFLVTSSLQGIPFQNTMANVCLRSIPLIKPDEASLLYKLPIVNPNSTSITFYGCTYENSRQMLTYILGSAEGIYLSQVNHEGRIQPLACYPLKNYQFPLLWMEEFIAIGINPIYLYPAASFHFDADVLNWDAYGHNAPR